In Pseudonocardia cypriaca, a single genomic region encodes these proteins:
- a CDS encoding epoxide hydrolase family protein has product MNENSAAPAAVTQDVVDDLRTRLRAYRPVPLPGGWGWRRGVDPEYLTDLVTYWAHSYDWCIHEDRIRRLPWALTPATRAIHQRSERADATAVLLLHGWPDSVLRFERVLPLLADYHVVAPCLPGFPFATPVAGQGMSVDDMVGPVAETMAALGYDRYVVSAGDIGCDVAEALAARHPERVAALHLTDVSQLHFLTGLPTDLSPTERAYVEHGRDWQAREGGYMHEQSTKPHTLAAALGDSPAGLAAWLVEKLRGWTDCNGDVETVFTRDELLTWVTAYWVTGSIGTSFTPYAAAGPKPAAVTPPAVFTIFPRDLVNAPREFAERFFDVRMWREESHGGHFAAWEQPARYAAGIHDAVRLAPVRA; this is encoded by the coding sequence GTGAACGAGAACAGCGCGGCACCCGCGGCGGTCACCCAGGACGTCGTCGACGACCTCAGGACCCGGCTGCGTGCGTACCGGCCGGTGCCCCTTCCCGGCGGTTGGGGATGGCGGCGCGGCGTCGACCCGGAGTACCTCACCGACCTCGTGACCTACTGGGCGCACTCGTACGACTGGTGCATCCACGAGGACCGCATCCGGCGGCTGCCGTGGGCGCTGACGCCCGCCACCCGAGCGATCCACCAGCGGTCCGAGCGCGCCGATGCCACCGCGGTGCTCCTGCTGCACGGCTGGCCCGACTCGGTACTCCGCTTCGAGCGCGTCCTGCCTCTGCTCGCGGACTACCACGTGGTCGCGCCCTGCCTGCCCGGCTTCCCGTTCGCCACGCCGGTCGCCGGGCAGGGGATGTCGGTCGACGACATGGTCGGCCCGGTCGCGGAGACGATGGCCGCACTCGGGTACGACCGGTACGTGGTCTCGGCCGGCGACATCGGCTGCGACGTCGCCGAGGCGCTGGCCGCCCGCCATCCCGAGCGGGTCGCCGCGCTGCACCTCACCGACGTATCGCAGCTCCACTTCCTGACCGGCCTGCCCACCGACCTGTCGCCGACCGAGCGCGCCTACGTCGAGCACGGCCGCGACTGGCAGGCGCGCGAGGGCGGGTACATGCACGAGCAGTCCACCAAGCCGCACACGCTGGCCGCCGCTCTCGGCGATTCCCCCGCGGGGCTGGCGGCCTGGCTGGTGGAGAAGCTGCGCGGCTGGACCGACTGCAACGGCGACGTGGAGACCGTGTTCACCCGCGACGAACTGCTGACCTGGGTGACGGCGTACTGGGTGACCGGCTCCATCGGGACGTCTTTCACCCCGTACGCCGCGGCCGGCCCCAAGCCGGCCGCTGTCACGCCGCCAGCGGTCTTCACGATCTTCCCCCGCGACCTGGTGAACGCGCCGCGCGAGTTCGCCGAGCGATTCTTCGACGTACGCATGTGGCGCGAGGAATCCCACGGCGGTCACTTCGCCGCGTGGGAACAACCAGCCCGATACGCAGCCGGCATCCACGACGCCGTTCGGCTCGCCCCTGTGCGTGCGTAG
- a CDS encoding epoxide hydrolase family protein encodes MNVSDAELEDLRERLRRTRWATPWPVGGWEAGTDGDELRRLVGYWASAYDWRKHEAAINALPSRFADIDGTPVHYLRYDAEREGALPLVLTNGWPSSFLELTALAERLSTPSRHGGSPDDAFTVIVPSLPGFGLSPQRPTFPDDTSPTHEIWHRLMHDELGFQRYGAHGEDLGAGITARLGQTHPEAVVGIHVLTAADPPEYDPADLTDEERAYLDAKAAWHATEGGYSHEQRTRPLTLAQGLSDSPSGLLAWILEKYRAWSDCHGDVSTRFSDDFLLTQASLYWFTNSISTSFRPYYDGDRGLVPDGGPVEVPTAVALFPAEIGAPPPRSWVERAYRLTRYTVMPRGGHFAPHEEPELLADDLTAFFRPLAGGER; translated from the coding sequence ATGAACGTCTCCGATGCCGAACTCGAGGATCTGCGCGAGCGCCTGCGCCGGACGCGGTGGGCCACTCCCTGGCCGGTCGGCGGGTGGGAGGCCGGCACCGACGGTGACGAGCTGCGCCGGCTGGTCGGCTACTGGGCTTCGGCGTACGACTGGCGCAAGCACGAGGCCGCCATCAACGCGCTGCCGTCCCGGTTCGCCGACATCGACGGGACCCCGGTCCACTACCTGCGCTACGACGCCGAGCGCGAGGGAGCGCTGCCGCTCGTCCTGACCAACGGGTGGCCCAGCTCCTTCCTGGAGCTGACCGCACTGGCCGAGCGGCTGTCCACACCGTCACGCCACGGCGGCAGCCCGGACGACGCGTTCACCGTCATCGTCCCGTCCCTGCCCGGTTTCGGGCTGTCCCCGCAACGGCCCACCTTCCCCGACGACACCTCGCCCACGCACGAGATCTGGCACCGGCTCATGCACGACGAGTTGGGCTTCCAGCGGTACGGCGCACACGGCGAGGACCTCGGCGCGGGCATCACGGCCCGGCTCGGGCAGACCCACCCGGAGGCGGTGGTCGGCATCCACGTCCTGACCGCCGCGGACCCGCCCGAGTACGACCCGGCCGACCTGACCGATGAGGAACGCGCCTACCTGGACGCGAAGGCGGCGTGGCACGCCACCGAGGGTGGCTACTCCCACGAGCAGCGCACGCGTCCGCTGACCCTCGCCCAGGGCCTGTCCGACTCGCCGTCGGGGTTGCTCGCCTGGATCCTCGAGAAGTACCGGGCGTGGAGCGACTGCCACGGCGACGTCTCCACCCGGTTCAGCGACGACTTCCTGCTCACCCAGGCCTCGCTGTACTGGTTCACCAACTCGATCTCCACCTCGTTCCGCCCGTACTACGACGGCGACCGCGGACTCGTGCCGGACGGCGGCCCCGTCGAGGTCCCGACCGCGGTTGCGCTGTTCCCCGCCGAGATCGGCGCCCCGCCACCCCGCAGCTGGGTCGAGCGCGCCTACCGGCTCACCCGGTACACCGTCATGCCGCGCGGCGGCCACTTCGCCCCGCACGAGGAGCCGGAGCTGCTGGCCGACGACCTGACCGCCTTCTTCCGCCCGCTGGCCGGGGGTGAGCGGTGA
- a CDS encoding CGNR zinc finger domain-containing protein, with product MAPLDLIEDFLNTVDERTFSRHGESHVAGEHLTSPQALSDWLAAHDLPGAGVELQPADLTATVALRTALRQVLLGETDATAALTDHQLRLIPDQSGGLRIAARSGKPWLDAIVETVAQSAARGEWQRIKLCAAPDCHWAFHDTSRSGRGRWCSMEICGNRHKTRTYRERHRRAG from the coding sequence GTGGCTCCGCTGGACCTCATCGAGGACTTCCTCAACACCGTCGACGAGCGGACGTTCAGCCGGCACGGTGAGAGCCACGTCGCCGGCGAGCACCTGACCTCCCCGCAGGCGCTGTCGGACTGGCTTGCGGCCCACGACCTGCCGGGCGCGGGGGTCGAGCTGCAGCCGGCCGACCTGACCGCCACCGTCGCCCTGCGCACGGCGCTGCGGCAGGTGCTCCTCGGCGAGACCGATGCCACGGCCGCCTTGACCGACCACCAGCTGCGACTTATCCCGGATCAGTCGGGCGGTCTGCGGATCGCCGCCCGCTCCGGGAAGCCGTGGCTGGACGCCATCGTGGAGACGGTGGCGCAGAGCGCGGCCCGGGGTGAATGGCAGCGGATCAAGCTCTGCGCGGCGCCGGACTGCCACTGGGCCTTCCACGACACCTCACGCAGCGGCCGGGGCCGCTGGTGCTCCATGGAGATCTGCGGCAACCGCCACAAGACCCGCACCTACCGCGAGCGCCACCGACGAGCCGGGTGA
- a CDS encoding LysR family transcriptional regulator, producing MELRALRYFVAVADELHFGRAAERLHIAQPAVSRQIAQLERELGVRLLDRSPRRVRLTAAGHRVLAAARDALAAADRVQAAAGVSARTMRIGTAAGFTARLERGIDALREHPSAFGVDVVLVDLPLAARLDTVRRGEIDLALARGVRSAPGLEVLPAWTEELFAVVSAQHPAAGRPVVDLADLAVGDLRIPSRDHGLFLPEALTAAMRKAGVEDRLGCAGGTVQDTIVEVGSNQRSWTVLPADQVAEIRSTRVRAIPITPQTTITGSVVVPVDLPHTCAAAHQAAFGD from the coding sequence GTGGAACTGCGCGCACTGCGCTACTTCGTCGCGGTCGCCGACGAACTGCACTTCGGGCGGGCCGCCGAGCGGCTGCACATCGCCCAGCCCGCGGTCAGCAGGCAGATCGCCCAGCTGGAACGCGAGCTGGGAGTCCGCCTGCTGGACCGTTCACCGCGCCGGGTGCGGCTCACCGCTGCGGGCCACCGGGTGCTCGCCGCGGCGCGTGACGCGCTCGCGGCCGCGGACCGCGTCCAGGCCGCCGCCGGCGTGTCGGCGCGCACGATGCGCATCGGTACCGCCGCCGGGTTCACCGCCCGCCTGGAGCGCGGGATCGACGCGCTGCGCGAGCACCCTTCGGCGTTCGGCGTCGACGTCGTGCTGGTCGACCTCCCACTGGCGGCCCGCCTGGATACGGTGCGACGAGGGGAGATCGATCTGGCACTGGCCCGGGGGGTGCGTTCGGCGCCGGGGCTGGAGGTGCTGCCGGCGTGGACGGAGGAGCTGTTCGCGGTCGTGTCCGCGCAGCACCCCGCCGCCGGTCGCCCGGTGGTCGACCTCGCCGATCTCGCCGTCGGCGACCTGCGGATCCCGTCGCGAGACCACGGCCTGTTCCTGCCGGAAGCGTTGACCGCCGCGATGCGGAAGGCCGGGGTGGAGGACCGGTTGGGCTGCGCGGGTGGGACGGTCCAGGACACGATCGTCGAGGTTGGTTCCAACCAGCGCAGCTGGACCGTGCTGCCGGCCGATCAGGTTGCGGAGATCCGCTCCACCCGGGTGCGGGCGATCCCGATCACCCCGCAGACCACGATCACCGGCAGCGTCGTGGTACCGGTCGACCTCCCGCACACCTGCGCCGCGGCCCACCAGGCAGCCTTCGGGGACTGA
- a CDS encoding TIGR03620 family F420-dependent LLM class oxidoreductase, with amino-acid sequence MDIDLGLLGAHLREHEVSPESAVEVERAGYGTLWLDASPPADLAFAEELLDATTRLVVGTSVVNVWTADADTVAASYHRIAARHPGRLVLGVGIGHREVHTEWASPYDTLVAYLRRLALAGVPAERVVLAALGPRMLRLARDRTAGTIPCLVTPEHTRRAREVLGAGKLVLPGHFALPEPDVDRARAVARAAPPGNALQVVNYANNLRRLGFTDEDLAGTGSDRLIDALVAHGDPADLARSLTAHLDAGADQIGVYPLGDDPVATLRAVADAVWLARSA; translated from the coding sequence ATGGACATCGACCTGGGTCTGCTCGGCGCCCACCTGCGCGAGCACGAGGTGAGCCCGGAGAGCGCGGTGGAGGTGGAGCGGGCCGGCTACGGCACGCTGTGGCTGGACGCGTCGCCACCGGCCGACCTCGCCTTCGCGGAGGAGCTGCTCGACGCCACCACCCGGTTGGTGGTCGGCACGAGCGTGGTCAACGTGTGGACCGCCGACGCCGATACCGTCGCCGCCTCGTACCACCGGATCGCCGCCAGGCACCCCGGCCGGTTGGTGCTCGGCGTCGGGATCGGGCACCGCGAGGTCCACACCGAGTGGGCCTCGCCGTACGACACCCTGGTGGCCTACCTGCGCCGGCTGGCGCTGGCCGGCGTGCCGGCCGAGCGGGTGGTGCTGGCCGCCCTCGGTCCGAGAATGCTGCGGTTGGCCCGCGACCGCACCGCGGGCACCATCCCCTGCCTGGTCACGCCCGAGCACACTCGCCGGGCGAGGGAGGTCCTCGGTGCGGGCAAGCTGGTACTGCCCGGCCACTTCGCGCTGCCGGAGCCCGACGTCGACCGCGCGCGCGCCGTCGCCAGGGCCGCACCGCCGGGGAACGCCTTGCAGGTCGTCAACTACGCGAACAACCTCCGGCGGCTCGGCTTCACCGACGAGGACCTCGCCGGCACCGGTAGCGACCGCCTCATCGACGCGCTGGTCGCCCACGGCGACCCGGCCGACCTCGCGCGAAGCCTGACCGCGCACCTCGACGCCGGCGCGGATCAGATCGGCGTCTACCCCCTCGGCGACGACCCCGTCGCCACCCTCCGGGCGGTCGCCGATGCCGTGTGGCTCGCACGGTCCGCCTGA
- a CDS encoding helix-turn-helix transcriptional regulator, translated as MGSIDPRKEIREFLSTRRARITPEEAGLPAYGVNRRVKGLRREEVAMLAGVSVDYYVRMERSSLAGASDSVLEALTDALRLDEDERAHLFTLARESRTRSRRAAPSTIRPAIQRVLDGMTDVPAWVSNGRHDVVAMNQLARALYSPVLADPRRPANTTRFVYLNPEAAQEFFVDYDRIADDAAAMLRLEAGRNPHDKALIELVGELSTRSERFRRRWASQDVKFQRSGRKRLRHPVVGQLDLDFESMELASAPGLQLYVYTAAAGTPTADALKLLASWAASNDSLPTEAVQAGTS; from the coding sequence ATGGGCTCCATCGACCCCCGCAAGGAGATCCGGGAGTTCCTGAGCACGCGACGTGCCCGGATCACCCCCGAAGAGGCAGGTCTGCCCGCCTACGGTGTCAACCGCCGCGTGAAGGGCCTGCGTCGCGAGGAGGTCGCCATGCTCGCCGGTGTCTCGGTCGACTACTACGTCCGCATGGAGCGCAGCAGCCTGGCCGGCGCCTCGGACAGCGTCCTCGAGGCCCTCACCGACGCACTGCGGCTCGACGAGGACGAGCGCGCCCACCTGTTCACCCTGGCCCGCGAGAGCCGAACACGCAGCAGGCGCGCCGCCCCCTCCACCATCCGCCCCGCGATCCAGCGGGTGCTGGACGGGATGACCGACGTACCCGCGTGGGTGAGCAACGGCCGACACGACGTCGTCGCGATGAACCAACTCGCCCGGGCGCTCTACTCCCCCGTGCTCGCCGATCCCCGACGGCCGGCCAACACCACCCGGTTCGTCTACCTGAACCCGGAGGCAGCCCAGGAGTTCTTCGTCGACTACGACCGGATCGCCGACGACGCCGCCGCCATGCTCCGCCTGGAGGCCGGCCGCAACCCCCACGACAAGGCACTCATCGAGCTGGTCGGTGAGCTGTCCACCCGCTCCGAGCGGTTCCGCCGCCGCTGGGCATCCCAGGACGTGAAGTTCCAGCGCAGCGGCCGCAAGCGGCTGCGCCACCCCGTCGTCGGACAGCTCGACCTCGACTTCGAGTCGATGGAGCTCGCCTCCGCGCCAGGGCTCCAGCTCTACGTCTACACCGCGGCCGCCGGCACACCGACCGCCGACGCGCTCAAACTGCTCGCCTCCTGGGCCGCCTCGAACGACAGCCTCCCGACCGAGGCCGTGCAGGCCGGCACCAGCTGA
- a CDS encoding zinc-binding dehydrogenase, with protein sequence MRATVMYGAGDVRLETLPDPVLQEPTDAVVRVVRACVCGTDLHSYHSMPASAEGSPMGHEFLGVVEEIGSEVSGLKKGDMVVSPFAYADGTCEFCREGLHTSCPNGGFFAGAQAEAVRVPQAQGTLVPIPVGEDSPLLPSLLTLADVFGTGHHAAVKAGVNERTTVTVIGDGAVGLMAVLSAKRLGAERIILMGRHEDRTDLGREFGATDVVPERGDEGVEKVRELTGGHGTHAVLEAVGHRPAYDQAVGVVRAGGVISRVGVPQYAEAPVGMGSLFRPNVTLTGGPAPVRAYIDELLPDVLEGRLDPGKVFDRTIGLDEVPDGYRVMDERAALKVLVTP encoded by the coding sequence ATGCGAGCAACTGTCATGTACGGCGCCGGCGACGTCCGGCTGGAGACCCTGCCCGACCCGGTGCTGCAGGAGCCGACCGACGCGGTCGTGCGCGTGGTGCGGGCGTGCGTGTGCGGCACCGACCTGCACTCCTACCACTCGATGCCGGCGAGCGCGGAGGGTTCGCCGATGGGCCACGAGTTCCTCGGTGTCGTCGAGGAGATCGGCTCGGAGGTGTCGGGGCTGAAGAAGGGGGACATGGTCGTCAGCCCGTTCGCCTACGCGGACGGCACCTGCGAGTTCTGCCGGGAGGGGCTGCACACCTCGTGCCCGAACGGCGGGTTCTTCGCCGGCGCCCAGGCCGAGGCGGTTCGGGTGCCGCAGGCGCAGGGCACCCTCGTGCCGATCCCGGTCGGTGAGGACTCGCCGCTGCTGCCGTCGCTGCTGACCCTCGCCGACGTGTTCGGCACCGGCCACCACGCGGCGGTGAAGGCCGGCGTGAACGAGCGGACGACCGTGACCGTGATCGGTGACGGTGCGGTGGGCCTGATGGCTGTGCTGTCGGCGAAGCGGCTCGGCGCCGAACGGATCATCCTGATGGGCCGCCACGAGGACCGCACCGATCTGGGCCGCGAGTTCGGAGCGACCGACGTCGTGCCCGAGCGCGGTGACGAGGGCGTCGAGAAGGTGCGCGAGCTGACCGGTGGCCACGGCACGCACGCCGTGCTCGAGGCCGTCGGCCACCGCCCGGCGTACGACCAGGCGGTCGGCGTGGTCCGCGCGGGCGGTGTGATCAGTCGGGTCGGTGTGCCGCAGTACGCGGAAGCCCCGGTCGGGATGGGCAGCCTGTTCCGCCCGAACGTCACCCTCACCGGTGGCCCGGCGCCGGTGCGGGCTTACATCGACGAACTGCTGCCCGACGTCCTCGAGGGCAGACTCGACCCGGGCAAGGTGTTCGACCGCACCATCGGCCTCGACGAGGTGCCCGACGGCTACCGCGTCATGGACGAGCGGGCCGCCCTGAAGGTCCTCGTCACGCCGTGA
- a CDS encoding DUF998 domain-containing protein, whose translation MNDIGRRRAAGAALVASGGIFFTAELIAAAAWTDPPYSYTHHFISNLGVHGPATAFGQFMYSPLAWVMNTGFFLFGLAALAGVAMLRGLPSRRRWVMTVTAALLAAGGVLVALFPGSGDNGTADYHGLGTALAFISGNVLSILIGRAHGPLGVSPGLGGALVMFGILGLVSLVAFGTVLASDAGVLIGLFERGILYPFLIGFIVAGCAVWKRRAHEVSSG comes from the coding sequence ATGAACGACATCGGGCGGCGCCGTGCAGCGGGGGCAGCGCTCGTCGCCAGCGGAGGCATCTTCTTCACCGCCGAGTTGATCGCCGCGGCGGCGTGGACCGATCCGCCCTACAGCTACACGCACCACTTCATCAGCAACCTCGGCGTGCACGGACCCGCCACCGCGTTCGGGCAGTTCATGTACTCGCCGCTCGCATGGGTCATGAACACCGGCTTCTTCCTGTTCGGGCTCGCAGCGCTGGCCGGCGTCGCCATGTTGCGCGGGCTGCCGAGCAGGCGGCGCTGGGTGATGACCGTGACAGCTGCGCTACTGGCGGCAGGCGGCGTCCTCGTGGCGCTGTTCCCGGGATCCGGCGACAACGGCACCGCCGACTACCACGGCCTGGGCACCGCCCTCGCCTTCATCTCCGGCAACGTGCTGTCGATCCTGATCGGCCGCGCGCACGGGCCTCTCGGCGTCTCCCCCGGGCTCGGCGGGGCGCTGGTGATGTTCGGGATACTCGGCCTGGTCTCGCTGGTCGCCTTCGGGACCGTCCTCGCATCGGACGCCGGCGTGCTCATCGGCCTCTTCGAGCGCGGCATCCTGTATCCGTTCCTGATCGGATTCATCGTCGCGGGCTGCGCGGTGTGGAAGCGCCGTGCGCACGAAGTCAGCAGCGGCTGA
- a CDS encoding beta-galactosidase — protein sequence MLPFPGIAMGCDYNPEQWDPSVWREDVALMQEAGVGFVTLGVFSWAWLEPTPDEYDFAWFDEVLGLLHDAGIAVDLATATASPPPWLTTSHPEVLPVDVEGRTLWQGSRQSWCPSSPVFRDHALQLVGELARRYGNHPAVKLWHVSNELGCHVVRCYCDVSAAAFRRWLVGRYGSVDKLNDAWGTAFWSQRYSSFDEVLPPRLTPTISNPSHELDFSRFSSDALLDHYRAERDVLRQLSPDVPVTTNLMVNPRQHGTDYFRWAPQMDLVSQDHYIDTRLPRPRAEQAFSDDLTRGVAGGAPWMLMESATSAVNWQPVNPAKKPGELLLDSLRHVARGADTVGFFQWRASRAGAEKYHSALVPHAGPDSARFREVVELGGQLQKLGEVAGSRVEADVALLVDWEAWWACDLGSHPSCQVRYMDAALRWHRAVTEVGATADVVHPSADLSGYKLVIVPTLYLCTDETAAALQAYVEGGGHVLVTYFSGIVDEHDHVRLGGYPGAFRDLLGVRTEEFAPLMPGVTVALDDGSTADVWTELLEARDAEVVARYTDGPLPGTPALTRRAVGDGAAWYLATWLDDEATAALADRLTREAGVTRLDAPQPGLEVVRRGRYLFVLNRGDLPASVPATGVDLLTGDRADGELRVAAGAAAVIKSDEG from the coding sequence GTGCTCCCCTTCCCCGGCATCGCGATGGGCTGCGACTACAACCCCGAGCAGTGGGACCCCTCGGTGTGGCGCGAGGACGTTGCGCTGATGCAGGAGGCCGGCGTCGGGTTCGTGACTCTCGGGGTGTTCTCGTGGGCGTGGCTCGAGCCCACGCCCGACGAGTACGACTTCGCCTGGTTCGACGAGGTGCTGGGGCTGCTGCACGACGCCGGGATCGCCGTGGACCTGGCAACGGCCACCGCGTCGCCGCCGCCGTGGCTCACGACGAGCCACCCGGAGGTGCTGCCGGTCGACGTCGAGGGGCGCACGCTGTGGCAGGGCAGCCGGCAGTCGTGGTGCCCCAGCTCCCCGGTGTTCCGCGACCACGCTCTGCAGCTCGTCGGCGAGCTGGCCCGGCGGTACGGCAACCACCCGGCGGTGAAGCTGTGGCACGTCAGCAACGAGCTGGGCTGCCACGTCGTCAGGTGCTACTGCGACGTGAGCGCCGCGGCGTTCCGGCGCTGGCTGGTGGGCCGGTACGGCTCGGTCGACAAGCTGAACGACGCCTGGGGCACAGCGTTCTGGTCGCAGCGCTACTCCTCGTTCGACGAGGTGCTGCCACCGCGGCTCACGCCGACCATCAGCAACCCGAGCCACGAGCTGGACTTCTCCCGCTTCTCCTCCGACGCGCTGCTGGACCACTACCGCGCCGAGCGGGACGTGCTGCGCCAGCTCTCGCCGGACGTGCCCGTCACGACGAACCTGATGGTCAACCCGCGGCAGCACGGCACCGACTACTTCCGCTGGGCGCCTCAGATGGACCTGGTCTCCCAGGATCACTACATCGACACCCGGCTGCCCCGGCCGCGGGCCGAGCAGGCGTTCAGCGACGACCTCACCCGCGGGGTGGCGGGCGGCGCGCCGTGGATGCTCATGGAGTCGGCCACGAGCGCGGTGAACTGGCAGCCGGTCAACCCGGCGAAGAAGCCCGGGGAGCTGCTGCTCGACTCGCTGCGCCACGTCGCCCGCGGCGCCGACACGGTCGGGTTCTTCCAGTGGCGGGCCTCCAGGGCGGGCGCCGAGAAGTACCACTCGGCGCTGGTGCCGCACGCCGGGCCGGACTCGGCGCGCTTCCGCGAGGTGGTGGAGCTCGGCGGGCAGCTGCAGAAGCTCGGCGAGGTGGCGGGGAGCCGGGTCGAGGCCGACGTGGCGCTCCTCGTCGACTGGGAGGCGTGGTGGGCCTGCGACCTCGGCTCGCACCCCAGCTGCCAGGTCCGATACATGGACGCCGCGCTGCGCTGGCACCGCGCCGTCACCGAGGTGGGCGCAACGGCCGACGTCGTGCATCCCTCCGCCGACCTGTCCGGCTACAAGCTCGTGATCGTCCCGACGCTGTACCTGTGCACCGACGAGACGGCCGCCGCGCTGCAGGCGTACGTCGAGGGCGGCGGGCACGTCCTCGTCACCTACTTCTCGGGGATCGTCGACGAGCACGACCACGTCCGGCTCGGCGGCTACCCCGGTGCGTTCCGCGACCTGCTCGGCGTGCGCACCGAGGAGTTCGCCCCGCTCATGCCCGGGGTCACCGTGGCGCTCGACGACGGCAGCACCGCCGACGTCTGGACGGAGCTGCTCGAGGCGCGGGACGCGGAGGTCGTCGCGAGGTACACCGACGGGCCGCTGCCCGGCACGCCCGCGCTCACGCGCCGCGCCGTCGGCGACGGTGCGGCCTGGTACCTCGCCACCTGGCTCGACGACGAGGCAACGGCCGCGCTGGCCGACCGGCTCACCCGGGAGGCCGGGGTCACCCGGCTCGACGCGCCGCAGCCGGGCCTCGAGGTCGTGCGGCGCGGCCGGTACCTGTTCGTGCTCAACCGGGGCGACCTGCCGGCGAGCGTCCCGGCCACCGGTGTCGACCTGCTCACCGGTGACCGTGCCGACGGCGAGTTGCGGGTCGCGGCGGGCGCGGCCGCCGTGATCAAGTCGGACGAGGGCTGA
- a CDS encoding DeoR/GlpR family DNA-binding transcription regulator, whose translation MLARQRQELILDSVRATGGVRVSELVDRLGVSDMTVRRDIDELARRGLVTRVHGGATAAGSSVEEPGFAVKSALHTAAKQAIAEAAAALVEPGASVALSAGTTTHAVASVLLGIPGLTVVTNSLRVAEVLHAAPRPDLTVVLTGGERTPSDALVGPVAVAALRGLHVDWLLMGVHGMDVDAGFTSPNLAEAETNRALLTSARQVAVVADNSKWGVVGLSTIATLDEADVVVSDDGLDPEARQAIEQSCGRLVLAA comes from the coding sequence ATGCTCGCCCGCCAGCGCCAGGAGCTGATCCTGGACTCCGTCCGTGCCACGGGCGGTGTGCGGGTGTCGGAGCTGGTCGACCGGCTGGGCGTCTCGGACATGACGGTGCGCCGCGACATCGACGAGCTCGCCCGGCGCGGGCTCGTCACGCGCGTGCACGGCGGCGCGACCGCGGCGGGCAGCAGCGTGGAGGAGCCCGGGTTCGCGGTGAAGTCGGCGCTGCACACGGCGGCGAAGCAGGCCATCGCCGAGGCGGCGGCCGCGCTGGTCGAGCCGGGGGCGTCCGTGGCGCTGTCGGCGGGTACGACGACGCATGCCGTCGCGTCGGTGCTGCTGGGGATCCCGGGGCTCACGGTCGTCACGAACTCGCTGCGGGTGGCCGAGGTGCTGCACGCGGCGCCGCGCCCCGACCTCACGGTCGTGCTCACCGGCGGTGAGCGCACCCCGTCGGACGCGCTGGTCGGGCCGGTGGCGGTGGCGGCCCTGCGCGGCCTGCACGTCGACTGGTTGCTGATGGGGGTGCACGGGATGGACGTCGATGCCGGCTTCACCAGCCCCAACCTGGCGGAGGCCGAGACGAACCGGGCGCTGCTCACCAGCGCCCGTCAGGTGGCCGTGGTGGCCGACAACTCGAAATGGGGAGTAGTGGGGTTGAGCACGATCGCGACCCTCGACGAGGCCGACGTCGTCGTGAGCGACGACGGCCTCGATCCGGAGGCACGTCAGGCCATCGAGCAGAGCTGCGGACGGCTGGTGTTGGCGGCATGA